From Zingiber officinale cultivar Zhangliang chromosome 5B, Zo_v1.1, whole genome shotgun sequence, the proteins below share one genomic window:
- the LOC121984943 gene encoding putative pentatricopeptide repeat-containing protein At1g16830 produces the protein MILGRRRLYRLTSIRLFESLRSSSGSSSSGSSSVHLRPEIVQATISACSSDTIALSFFLWCARQPNYFHDPHSFDRMIPVICRLTDRFGSVREIVRELEEVGCSIKAQTFMVLIRVYWRGECYRSALEAFDEMIKRNYVPNTFARNMVLDILFKTRNLDVAMEFFGGTESPNFLSYNIMLSNLCRLSHWLEARDVLRKMVEKGFDFNSGTLTVVFDFLSKARKLKDLLQLLAFTIVSGKQLTVTIWTILINDLCEVGEVDRASVLLEKMVEHGCSPTVATYTCVIRGLFRAQKFDKVSVILDVMLSTKCSPDLVFYNVLIDCFAKLRRYDDAIEVFLSLKGMKLNPDAYTLSSLLFTLCSGRKLRNLPKLIDGLDVSVDLVACGSLISAFCKAGFPSQAIEVFVKMMDRGFSPDSYSYAGLINGLCISGRIERAVGVYHSILTNTANVDAYVHTAIVAGLVKEKEYRTAIQLFRNAVLQDYHLDVVSYTVAITGLFRGCRYEEARSLFDQMKHSGVLPNICTYNVMLYGYCKARDVDAVKQLLREMEIAGFDVDDISFNTIIRLLIKLQRSNSALILCQRMCDLGMMPDRRTYSLLLDGKPDVRFPELTCRSNGLTIVESCASDVENELVCSAN, from the coding sequence ATGATACTGGGTAGGAGGCGGTTGTATCGTCTGACCTCCATTCGACTGTTCGAATCCCTGCGCAGCAGCAGCGGCAGCAGCTCTTCTGGCAGTTCCAGCGTCCATCTCCGCCCGGAGATCGTGCAGGCGACCATCTCGGCGTGCTCGTCGGATACAATTGCGTTGAGCTTCTTCCTCTGGTGCGCCCGGCAGCCGAATTACTTCCATGATCCTCACTCTTTCGACCGGATGATCCCCGTCATCTGCCGACTCACAGACAGGTTTGGATCCGTCAGGGAGATTGTTAGGGAACTGGAGGAGGTCGGGTGCTCCATAAAGGCGCAAACTTTCATGGTCTTAATCAGGGTTTATTGGCGAGGGGAGTGTTACAGAAGCGCCCTGGAGGCGTTTGATGAAATGATCAAACGAAATTATGTTCCTAATACATTTGCAAGGAACATGGTTCTCGATATCCTGTTCAAGACACGCAATCTTGATGTGGCAATGGAGTTCTTCGGAGGCACCGAATCTCCAAACTTCCTTAGTTACAACATAATGCTATCCAATCTTTGCAGGCTAAGCCATTGGTTGGAAGCTAGAGATGTTCTAAGAAAGATGGTAGAGAAGGGGTTTGATTTCAATAGTGGGACACTTACCGTGGTTTTTGATTTCTTATCCAAGGCTCGGAAGCTGAAAGATTTGCTCCAGTTGCTAGCATTCACTATTGTATCAGGCAAACAATTAACAGTAACTATTTGGACAATTTTGATCAATGACCTTTGTGAAGTTGGTGAAGTTGATAGAGCAAGTGTGTTGCTGGAGAAGATGGTAGAGCATGGGTGTTCACCCACTGTGGCAACTTACACTTGTGTAATTAGAGGTCTCTTTCGGGCCCAAAAGTTCGATAAGGTCTCTGTTATCCTAGATGTCATGCTATCCACTAAGTGCAGTCCTGATTTGGTCTTTTATAATGTCCTGATTGATTGCTTCGCAAAATTGAGAAGGTATGATGATGCTATCGAAGTCTTTCTCAGTTTGAAGGGCATGAAGCTAAATCCCGATGCTTATACTCTGTCTTCATTGCTATTTACACTATGCTCAGGCAGGAAATTGAGGAACCTTCCCAAGTTAATAGATGGGCTGGATGTTTCCGTTGATCTTGTTGCTTGTGGATCACTAATTAGTGCTTTTTGCAAAGCTGGTTTTCCATCACAAGCAATCGAAGTTTTTGTCAAAATGATGGATAGAGGTTTTTCTCCAGACAGCTATAGTTATGCTGGACTTATAAATGGATTATGCATATCGGGAAGGATCGAGAGAGCAGTCGGTGTTTATCATTCCATTCTCACAAATACTGCTAATGTAGATGCATATGTGCACACCGCCATCGTAGCTGGGCTtgtaaaagaaaaagaatatcGCACGGCAATTCAACTCTTCAGGAATGCTGTTCTTCAAGATTACCACCTTGATGTCGTGTCCTATACAGTTGCTATTACTGGGCTTTTCAGAGGTTGCCGGTATGAGGAAGCTCGGAGTTTGTTTGACCAGATGAAGCACTCTGGAGTTCTTCCGAATATTTGTACCTATAATGTGATGCTATATGGCTATTGTAAGGCTAGGGATGTTGATGCAGTTAAACAGTTGCTAAGAGAGATGGAGATTGCTGGGTTTGATGTTGACGACATATCTTTCAACACCATTATTCGTCTTCTGATTAAACTGCAGCGTTCTAACTCAGCACTCATTTTATGTCAGAGGATGTGTGATCTGGGAATGATGCCAGATAGGAGAACATACTCGTTGCTTTTGGATGGAAAACCAGACGTTCGCTTCCCTGAATTGACTTGTAGATCAAACGGTCTCACAATTGTAGAGAGTTGCGCGTCTGATGTGGAAAATGAACTTGTTTGCTCCGCTAATTAA
- the LOC121984942 gene encoding DNA topoisomerase 2-like isoform X2, producing MAAAAKLPLQSSTLHNSTVGVAPALAPAPSAAAAGKKTIEQIYQKKTQLEHILLRPDTYIGSVEKHTQNLWVYENGEMVYRPVTYVPGLYKIFDEILVNAADNKQRDSSMDAVKVVIDVEANLISIYNSGDGVPVEIHQEEKVYVPELIFGHLLTSSNYDDNVKKTTGGRNGYGAKLTNIFSTEFIIETADGRRQKKYKQVFNDNMGKKSQPSITKCKEGENWTKITFRPDLAKFKMTHLEEDVVALMKKRVVDVAGSLGKSVKVELNGQRVPVKTFSDYVNLYLKSASKDKSEPLPRIAEKVNERWEICVSLSEGQFQQVSFVNGIATIKGGTHVEYVTNQITNHIISIVNKKNKNANLKAHNVKSHLWVFVNALIDNPAFDSQTKETLTTRQGSFGSKCELSQDFLKKVAKSGVVNTLLTWADFKQSKELKKTDGAKRQRITGIPKLEDANDAGGRNSDKCTLILTEGDSAKALAMAGVSVVGRNYYGVFPLRGKLLNVREANHKQIMDNAEVQNIKQILGLQHGKEYDSTKGLRYGHLMIMTDQDHDGSHIKGLLINFVHTFWPSLLKVPSFMVEFITPLLKATNNRTKTVLSFYSMPEFEAWKESLGGNSNGWSIKYYKGLGTSKSEEGKEYFKNIDKHKKDFLWVDEQDGEAIELAFSKKKIEARKNWLRQFEPENYLDQSEKLIKYSDFINKELILFSRADLQRSIPSMVDGLKPGQRKILFCAFKRNFVKQAKVAQFIGYVSENSAYHHGEQSLATTIIGMAQDFVGSNNINLMQPEGQFGTRHQGGKDHASARYIFTCLAPITRFLFPKDDDILLDYLSEDGQSIEPSWYMPIIPLVLVNGSEGIGTGWSSYIPNYNPKDIVANVRRLLNNEPMKPLEPWYQGFKGRIEKSATKEAGVTYTITGTIEEIDSTTLRITELPVRRWTQDYKEFLESMMTGNDKIKEPFIKDYREHNDDKTVHFEVTLSEENMNIARQEGLEKKFKLTTTISTTNMHLFDSNSVIKKYDTPEQILEEFFNLRFVFYEKRKKALLNNLELDLLKLNNKVRFILGVVRDEIVVNKRKRADLFLELQQKGFTPFPKKTKGIDAAVAGTTEEDGEQEEESPQAGKGGAVASDYDYLMSMRIDSLTEEKVQELCAQKDKLEAEVDELRRTSPQTLWLRELDALEEELDKLDRKEAEAEGARKEMRKNHIAGVAPSKQAAKKPRKNTANKLSVDGTESSSTGTDAGQKKSRGGGSKRAPAKKQTVEESDEEEEILALKDRLAAYNLDSSPDHGAMETDTLVVDQEKPKKQPSRNAAAKKATYAVLSDDEDDEPEHHLMPTIDELEDDDDFSINEEVPKSVKGKGRKPRNETAATRKRGSTQAASKANSQKPNTNVQPAARVSPEKKLRKMRASPFNKKSGSVLSRLTSSPSASEDSGGSNIAAAIDEVAAAVTGRTRPKRDNRTKAIYVESDSEGEDEVEDDGTEDSDFQED from the exons ATGGCCGCCGCTGCGAAGCTTCCCCTCCAATCGAGCACCTTACACAACTCTACGGTAGGGGTCGCTCCTGCCCTCGCCCCCGCTCCGTCCGCTGCTGCCGCTGGCAAGAAGACCATCGAGCAGATTTACCAGAAGAAGACGCAGCTGGAGCATATCCTCCTCCGCCCCGACACTTACATCGGATCCGTCGAAAAGCACACCCAGAACCTCTGGGTCTACGAGAATGGCGAGATGGTCTACCGCCCCGTCACCTACGTCCCCGGCCTCTACAAGATCTTCGATGAGATCCTCGTCAACGCCGCCGACAACAAGCAGCGAGACTCCTCCATGGACGCCGTCAAGGTCGTGATCGACGTCGAGGCCAACCTCATCAGCATCTATAACAGTGGAGACGGCGTGCCAGTTGAGATCCACCAGGAGGAGAAGGTCTACGTGCCGGAGTTGATCTTTGGCCATCTCCTAACCAGCAGTAACTACGACGACAACGTGAAGAAGACCACGGGAGGGAGGAACGGCTACGGCGCAAAACTCACTAACATCTTTTCCACGGAGTTCATCATCGAGACCGCTGACGGAAGAAGACAGAAGAAATACAAGCAG GTGTTTAATGACAACATGGGTAAGAAATCTCAGCCCTCAATTACAAAGTGCAAGGAAGGAGAAAACTGGACAAAGATCACTTTTAGGCCAGATTTGGCCAAATTCAAGATGACGCACCTTGAAGAAGATGTGGTTGCTCTCATGAAGAAGAGGGTAGTTGATGTAGCTGGAAGTCTAGGCAAATCTGTCAAGGTGGAGTTGAATGGGCAACGAGTACCTGTGAAAACTTTCTCCGATTATGTAAATCTGTATCTTAAGTCCGCATCAAAAGACAAATCTGAACCACTTCCAAG GATTGCAGAGAAGGTAAATGAAAGATGGGAAATTTGTGTCAGTCTAAGCGAAGGGCAATTCCAGCAG GTCAGTTTTGTAAATGGTATTGCCACGATCAAGGGTGGAACTCATGTAGAGTATGTCACTAATCAAATCACAAATCACATAATCAGCATAGTGAACAAGAAAAACAAGAATGCTAACCTTAAGGCACATAATGTGAAAAGTCATTTGTGGGTTTTTGTCAATGCACTCATTGACAACCCTGCCTTCGATTCTCAAACCAAAGAAACCTTGACCACTCGACAAGGAAGTTTTGGGTCGAAATGTGAACTTTCACAGGATTTCCTTAAAAAAG TTGCTAAGTCAGGGGTTGTAAATACACTGCTCACGTGGGCTGATTTTAAGCAAAGCAAAGAATTGAAGAAAACAGATGGTGCCAAGAGGCAGAGAATTACAGGCATTCCTAAACTTGAGGATGCTAATGATGCCGGAGGAAGGAACTCGGACAAGTGCACACTGATACTGACTGAAGGAGATTCAGCCAAGGCTCTTGCT ATGGCAGGTGTCTCTGTAGTAGGCAGGAACTATTATGGTGTGTTTCCACTGAGGGGGAAGCTGTTGAACGTCAGAGAAGCTAACCACAAACAAATTATGGACAATGCTGAAGTCCAGAACATAAAGCAAATCCTTGGTTTGCAGCATGGGAAGGAGTATGATAGCACTAAAGGATTGAGATATGGTCATCTAATGATAATGACAGATCAG GATCACGATGGTTCCCACATCAAGGGATTGCTTATTAACTTTGTCCATACATTTTGGCCCTCATTGCTGAAAGTTCCCTCTTTTATGGTTGAATTCATAACCCCACTTCTGAAG GCTACTAATAACAGAACCAAGACTGTCCTCTCATTCTACTCCATGCCTGAGTTTGAAGCGTGGAAAGAAAGTTTGGGTGGAAATTCAAATGGTTGGTCAATTAAGTACTATAAG GGGTTGGGCACGAGTAAATCCGAAGAAGGAAAAGAGTATTTTAAGAACATAGACAAACACAAAAAAGATTTCCTATGGGTGGACGAGCAGGATGGTGAAGCGATCGAGTTAGCATTCAGCAAGAAAAAGATTGAGGCTAGAAAAAATTGGCTTCGCCAATTTGAG CCagagaattatctcgatcaatcagaaaagttgattaaatacagTGATTTCATCAACAAGGAATTGATCCTATTCTCTAGAGCAGATCTACAAAGATCAATTCCTTCTATGGTTGACGGCTTGAAGCCAGGCCAAAGGAAAATTTTGTTTTGTGCTTTCAAGAGAAATTTTGTTAAGCAGGCTAAG GTTGCCCAGTTTATTGGTTATGTCTCTGAGAACTCAGCTTACCATCACGGTGAACAGAGCCTTGCTACTACCATAATTGGCATGGCTCAAGATTTTGTGGGCAGTAACAACATAAATCTTATGCAACCTGAAGGACAGTTCGGTACCAGACACCAG GGAGGCAAAGACCACGCCAGTGCAAGATATATTTTCACTTGCTTGGCTCCAATCACAAGGTTTTTGTTTCCGAAGGATGATGACATTCTTCTTGACTACCTAAGTGAGGATGGGCAGTCAATTGAACCTTCTTG GTATATGCCGATCATCCCTTTGGTTTTAGTCAATGGAAGCGAGGGGATTGGCACTGGATGGAGTTCCTACATTCCTAACTACAATCCAAAAGACATTGTTGCTAATGTTAGGCGATTGTTGAACAATGAACCAATGAAGCCTCTGGAACCGTGGTACCAGGGATTTAAG GGTCGGATAGAGAAATCTGCGACAAAGGAAGCTGGTGTAACCTACACAATAACTGGTACGATAGAGGAAATCGACAGCACAACACTCAGGATAACGGAGTTACCTGTTCGTAGATGGACCCAGGATTACAAAGAATTCCTTGAGTCTATGATGACCGGGAACGATAAGATTAAGGAACCCTTTATCAAg GACTATCGGGAACACAACGACGATAAAACAGTACACTTCGAAGTTACTCTGTCTGAGGAAAATATGAACATTGCGCGGCAAGAAGGGCTTGAGAAAAAGTTTAAGCTGACGACTACTATTAGCACCACCAACATGCACTTGTTTGATTCAAACTCTGTCATCAAGAAATACGATACTCCAGAGCAAA TTCTCGAAGAGTTTTTTAACCTGAGATTCGTATTTTACGAGAAGAGAAAG AAAGCGCTGTTGAACAATCTTGAGTTAGATTTGCTGAAGTTGAACAACAAAGTGAGGTTCATCCTTGGTGTAGTCAGAGATGAGATAGTAGTCAATAAGCGAAAGAGAGCAGATTTATTCCTTGAGCTGCAGCAGAAGGGGTTCACACCCTTTCCAAAGAAAACAAAAGGCATCGATGCTGCTGTTGCTGGAACCACGGAAGAAGATGgcgaacaagaagaagaaagcccgCAAGCAGGAAAAGGAGGGGCAGTGGCTAGTGACTATGACTATTTGATGTCCATGCGCATAGATTCCTTGACTGAAGAAAAAGTCCAAGAGCTTTGTGCTCAAAAAGACAAACTAGAAGCTGAGGTGGATGAGCTAAGAAGAACATCCCCCCAAACTTTATGGTTGAGGGAGCTTGATGCATTAGAAGAGGAGTTAGAT AAACTCGATCGAAAAGAAGCTGAGGCAGAGGGAGCGAGGAAGGAGATGAGAAAGAACCACATTGCCGGGGTTGCACCTTCGAAACAAGCAGCTAAGAAGCCGAGAAAAAACACAGCAAACAAATTATCTGTCGATGGAACAGAGAGTAGTTCTACGGGGACTGATGCAGGCCAGAAGAAATCTAGAGGAGGGGGATCCAAGAGAGCTCCTGCTAAAAAG CAAACGGTTGAAGAAAGTGACGAAGAAGAAGAGATACTCGCGTTGAAAGACCGACTTGCGGCATACAATCTTGATTCTTCCCCTGATCATGGAG CAATGGAAACTGACACACTAGTAGTAGACCAGGAAAAGCCAAAGAAGCAGCCAAGCAGAAATGCTGCTGCGAAGAAGGCAACATATGCTGTCCTATCCGACGATGAGGATGACGAACCTGAACATCACCTCATGCCAACCATCGATGAACTCGAAGACGACGATGATTTCAGTATCAATGAGGAGGTCCCTAAATCAGTGAAAGGCAAAGGGAGAAAGCCTAGGAATGAAACTGCCGCCACCAGGAAGAGGGGTTCCACACAGGCAGCAAGCAAGGCCAACAGTCAGAAGCCCAACACCAACGTGCAGCCTGCCGCCCGGGTATCACCGGAGAAGAAGCTCAGGAAGATGAGGGCGTCTCCTTTCAACAAGAAAAGTGGATCAGTCTTGAGTAGACTAACAAGTTCTCCCTCCGCTAGCGAAGACTCAGGTGGCTCCAACATCGCAGCAGCAATCGATGAAGTGGCAGCAGCAGTAACAGGAAGGACGAGACCGAAGAGAGACAACAGAACCAAAGCCATTTATGTGGAGAGTGATTCTGAAGGAGAAGATGAGGTGGAAGATGATGGCACAGAGGATTCTGACTTCCAGGAGGACTAA
- the LOC121984942 gene encoding DNA topoisomerase 2-like isoform X1: MAAAAKLPLQSSTLHNSTVGVAPALAPAPSAAAAGKKTIEQIYQKKTQLEHILLRPDTYIGSVEKHTQNLWVYENGEMVYRPVTYVPGLYKIFDEILVNAADNKQRDSSMDAVKVVIDVEANLISIYNSGDGVPVEIHQEEKVYVPELIFGHLLTSSNYDDNVKKTTGGRNGYGAKLTNIFSTEFIIETADGRRQKKYKQVFNDNMGKKSQPSITKCKEGENWTKITFRPDLAKFKMTHLEEDVVALMKKRVVDVAGSLGKSVKVELNGQRVPVKTFSDYVNLYLKSASKDKSEPLPRIAEKVNERWEICVSLSEGQFQQVSFVNGIATIKGGTHVEYVTNQITNHIISIVNKKNKNANLKAHNVKSHLWVFVNALIDNPAFDSQTKETLTTRQGSFGSKCELSQDFLKKVAKSGVVNTLLTWADFKQSKELKKTDGAKRQRITGIPKLEDANDAGGRNSDKCTLILTEGDSAKALAMAGVSVVGRNYYGVFPLRGKLLNVREANHKQIMDNAEVQNIKQILGLQHGKEYDSTKGLRYGHLMIMTDQDHDGSHIKGLLINFVHTFWPSLLKVPSFMVEFITPLLKATNNRTKTVLSFYSMPEFEAWKESLGGNSNGWSIKYYKGLGTSKSEEGKEYFKNIDKHKKDFLWVDEQDGEAIELAFSKKKIEARKNWLRQFEPENYLDQSEKLIKYSDFINKELILFSRADLQRSIPSMVDGLKPGQRKILFCAFKRNFVKQAKVAQFIGYVSENSAYHHGEQSLATTIIGMAQDFVGSNNINLMQPEGQFGTRHQGGKDHASARYIFTCLAPITRFLFPKDDDILLDYLSEDGQSIEPSWYMPIIPLVLVNGSEGIGTGWSSYIPNYNPKDIVANVRRLLNNEPMKPLEPWYQGFKGRIEKSATKEAGVTYTITGTIEEIDSTTLRITELPVRRWTQDYKEFLESMMTGNDKIKEPFIKDYREHNDDKTVHFEVTLSEENMNIARQEGLEKKFKLTTTISTTNMHLFDSNSVIKKYDTPEQILEEFFNLRFVFYEKRKKALLNNLELDLLKLNNKVRFILGVVRDEIVVNKRKRADLFLELQQKGFTPFPKKTKGIDAAVAGTTEEDGEQEEESPQAGKGGAVASDYDYLMSMRIDSLTEEKVQELCAQKDKLEAEVDELRRTSPQTLWLRELDALEEELDKLDRKEAEAEGARKEMRKNHIAGVAPSKQAAKKPRKNTANKLSVDGTESSSTGTDAGQKKSRGGGSKRAPAKKQQTVEESDEEEEILALKDRLAAYNLDSSPDHGAMETDTLVVDQEKPKKQPSRNAAAKKATYAVLSDDEDDEPEHHLMPTIDELEDDDDFSINEEVPKSVKGKGRKPRNETAATRKRGSTQAASKANSQKPNTNVQPAARVSPEKKLRKMRASPFNKKSGSVLSRLTSSPSASEDSGGSNIAAAIDEVAAAVTGRTRPKRDNRTKAIYVESDSEGEDEVEDDGTEDSDFQED, translated from the exons ATGGCCGCCGCTGCGAAGCTTCCCCTCCAATCGAGCACCTTACACAACTCTACGGTAGGGGTCGCTCCTGCCCTCGCCCCCGCTCCGTCCGCTGCTGCCGCTGGCAAGAAGACCATCGAGCAGATTTACCAGAAGAAGACGCAGCTGGAGCATATCCTCCTCCGCCCCGACACTTACATCGGATCCGTCGAAAAGCACACCCAGAACCTCTGGGTCTACGAGAATGGCGAGATGGTCTACCGCCCCGTCACCTACGTCCCCGGCCTCTACAAGATCTTCGATGAGATCCTCGTCAACGCCGCCGACAACAAGCAGCGAGACTCCTCCATGGACGCCGTCAAGGTCGTGATCGACGTCGAGGCCAACCTCATCAGCATCTATAACAGTGGAGACGGCGTGCCAGTTGAGATCCACCAGGAGGAGAAGGTCTACGTGCCGGAGTTGATCTTTGGCCATCTCCTAACCAGCAGTAACTACGACGACAACGTGAAGAAGACCACGGGAGGGAGGAACGGCTACGGCGCAAAACTCACTAACATCTTTTCCACGGAGTTCATCATCGAGACCGCTGACGGAAGAAGACAGAAGAAATACAAGCAG GTGTTTAATGACAACATGGGTAAGAAATCTCAGCCCTCAATTACAAAGTGCAAGGAAGGAGAAAACTGGACAAAGATCACTTTTAGGCCAGATTTGGCCAAATTCAAGATGACGCACCTTGAAGAAGATGTGGTTGCTCTCATGAAGAAGAGGGTAGTTGATGTAGCTGGAAGTCTAGGCAAATCTGTCAAGGTGGAGTTGAATGGGCAACGAGTACCTGTGAAAACTTTCTCCGATTATGTAAATCTGTATCTTAAGTCCGCATCAAAAGACAAATCTGAACCACTTCCAAG GATTGCAGAGAAGGTAAATGAAAGATGGGAAATTTGTGTCAGTCTAAGCGAAGGGCAATTCCAGCAG GTCAGTTTTGTAAATGGTATTGCCACGATCAAGGGTGGAACTCATGTAGAGTATGTCACTAATCAAATCACAAATCACATAATCAGCATAGTGAACAAGAAAAACAAGAATGCTAACCTTAAGGCACATAATGTGAAAAGTCATTTGTGGGTTTTTGTCAATGCACTCATTGACAACCCTGCCTTCGATTCTCAAACCAAAGAAACCTTGACCACTCGACAAGGAAGTTTTGGGTCGAAATGTGAACTTTCACAGGATTTCCTTAAAAAAG TTGCTAAGTCAGGGGTTGTAAATACACTGCTCACGTGGGCTGATTTTAAGCAAAGCAAAGAATTGAAGAAAACAGATGGTGCCAAGAGGCAGAGAATTACAGGCATTCCTAAACTTGAGGATGCTAATGATGCCGGAGGAAGGAACTCGGACAAGTGCACACTGATACTGACTGAAGGAGATTCAGCCAAGGCTCTTGCT ATGGCAGGTGTCTCTGTAGTAGGCAGGAACTATTATGGTGTGTTTCCACTGAGGGGGAAGCTGTTGAACGTCAGAGAAGCTAACCACAAACAAATTATGGACAATGCTGAAGTCCAGAACATAAAGCAAATCCTTGGTTTGCAGCATGGGAAGGAGTATGATAGCACTAAAGGATTGAGATATGGTCATCTAATGATAATGACAGATCAG GATCACGATGGTTCCCACATCAAGGGATTGCTTATTAACTTTGTCCATACATTTTGGCCCTCATTGCTGAAAGTTCCCTCTTTTATGGTTGAATTCATAACCCCACTTCTGAAG GCTACTAATAACAGAACCAAGACTGTCCTCTCATTCTACTCCATGCCTGAGTTTGAAGCGTGGAAAGAAAGTTTGGGTGGAAATTCAAATGGTTGGTCAATTAAGTACTATAAG GGGTTGGGCACGAGTAAATCCGAAGAAGGAAAAGAGTATTTTAAGAACATAGACAAACACAAAAAAGATTTCCTATGGGTGGACGAGCAGGATGGTGAAGCGATCGAGTTAGCATTCAGCAAGAAAAAGATTGAGGCTAGAAAAAATTGGCTTCGCCAATTTGAG CCagagaattatctcgatcaatcagaaaagttgattaaatacagTGATTTCATCAACAAGGAATTGATCCTATTCTCTAGAGCAGATCTACAAAGATCAATTCCTTCTATGGTTGACGGCTTGAAGCCAGGCCAAAGGAAAATTTTGTTTTGTGCTTTCAAGAGAAATTTTGTTAAGCAGGCTAAG GTTGCCCAGTTTATTGGTTATGTCTCTGAGAACTCAGCTTACCATCACGGTGAACAGAGCCTTGCTACTACCATAATTGGCATGGCTCAAGATTTTGTGGGCAGTAACAACATAAATCTTATGCAACCTGAAGGACAGTTCGGTACCAGACACCAG GGAGGCAAAGACCACGCCAGTGCAAGATATATTTTCACTTGCTTGGCTCCAATCACAAGGTTTTTGTTTCCGAAGGATGATGACATTCTTCTTGACTACCTAAGTGAGGATGGGCAGTCAATTGAACCTTCTTG GTATATGCCGATCATCCCTTTGGTTTTAGTCAATGGAAGCGAGGGGATTGGCACTGGATGGAGTTCCTACATTCCTAACTACAATCCAAAAGACATTGTTGCTAATGTTAGGCGATTGTTGAACAATGAACCAATGAAGCCTCTGGAACCGTGGTACCAGGGATTTAAG GGTCGGATAGAGAAATCTGCGACAAAGGAAGCTGGTGTAACCTACACAATAACTGGTACGATAGAGGAAATCGACAGCACAACACTCAGGATAACGGAGTTACCTGTTCGTAGATGGACCCAGGATTACAAAGAATTCCTTGAGTCTATGATGACCGGGAACGATAAGATTAAGGAACCCTTTATCAAg GACTATCGGGAACACAACGACGATAAAACAGTACACTTCGAAGTTACTCTGTCTGAGGAAAATATGAACATTGCGCGGCAAGAAGGGCTTGAGAAAAAGTTTAAGCTGACGACTACTATTAGCACCACCAACATGCACTTGTTTGATTCAAACTCTGTCATCAAGAAATACGATACTCCAGAGCAAA TTCTCGAAGAGTTTTTTAACCTGAGATTCGTATTTTACGAGAAGAGAAAG AAAGCGCTGTTGAACAATCTTGAGTTAGATTTGCTGAAGTTGAACAACAAAGTGAGGTTCATCCTTGGTGTAGTCAGAGATGAGATAGTAGTCAATAAGCGAAAGAGAGCAGATTTATTCCTTGAGCTGCAGCAGAAGGGGTTCACACCCTTTCCAAAGAAAACAAAAGGCATCGATGCTGCTGTTGCTGGAACCACGGAAGAAGATGgcgaacaagaagaagaaagcccgCAAGCAGGAAAAGGAGGGGCAGTGGCTAGTGACTATGACTATTTGATGTCCATGCGCATAGATTCCTTGACTGAAGAAAAAGTCCAAGAGCTTTGTGCTCAAAAAGACAAACTAGAAGCTGAGGTGGATGAGCTAAGAAGAACATCCCCCCAAACTTTATGGTTGAGGGAGCTTGATGCATTAGAAGAGGAGTTAGAT AAACTCGATCGAAAAGAAGCTGAGGCAGAGGGAGCGAGGAAGGAGATGAGAAAGAACCACATTGCCGGGGTTGCACCTTCGAAACAAGCAGCTAAGAAGCCGAGAAAAAACACAGCAAACAAATTATCTGTCGATGGAACAGAGAGTAGTTCTACGGGGACTGATGCAGGCCAGAAGAAATCTAGAGGAGGGGGATCCAAGAGAGCTCCTGCTAAAAAG CAGCAAACGGTTGAAGAAAGTGACGAAGAAGAAGAGATACTCGCGTTGAAAGACCGACTTGCGGCATACAATCTTGATTCTTCCCCTGATCATGGAG CAATGGAAACTGACACACTAGTAGTAGACCAGGAAAAGCCAAAGAAGCAGCCAAGCAGAAATGCTGCTGCGAAGAAGGCAACATATGCTGTCCTATCCGACGATGAGGATGACGAACCTGAACATCACCTCATGCCAACCATCGATGAACTCGAAGACGACGATGATTTCAGTATCAATGAGGAGGTCCCTAAATCAGTGAAAGGCAAAGGGAGAAAGCCTAGGAATGAAACTGCCGCCACCAGGAAGAGGGGTTCCACACAGGCAGCAAGCAAGGCCAACAGTCAGAAGCCCAACACCAACGTGCAGCCTGCCGCCCGGGTATCACCGGAGAAGAAGCTCAGGAAGATGAGGGCGTCTCCTTTCAACAAGAAAAGTGGATCAGTCTTGAGTAGACTAACAAGTTCTCCCTCCGCTAGCGAAGACTCAGGTGGCTCCAACATCGCAGCAGCAATCGATGAAGTGGCAGCAGCAGTAACAGGAAGGACGAGACCGAAGAGAGACAACAGAACCAAAGCCATTTATGTGGAGAGTGATTCTGAAGGAGAAGATGAGGTGGAAGATGATGGCACAGAGGATTCTGACTTCCAGGAGGACTAA